Proteins co-encoded in one Columba livia isolate bColLiv1 breed racing homer chromosome 14, bColLiv1.pat.W.v2, whole genome shotgun sequence genomic window:
- the RBM27 gene encoding RNA-binding protein 27 isoform X1, translating into MIIENVDALKSWLAKLLEPICDADPSALANYVVALVKKDKPEKELKAFCADQLDVFLQKETSGFVDKLFESLYTKSYLPSLEPTKETKPAGQEKEAVKEELSLKQSFQEPVEEERDGRKKKYSSPTKSRTDSSEQRTREKKRDDGKWRDYDRYYDRSDLYRDKSSWRRGRSKSRSKSRGLSRSRSRSRGRSKDRDGSRGAEHRERSKFKSERNDVEGSYNAVSAAPGKSSEQYSSAQAVPSAVTVVAPAHHLENTTESWSNFYNNHSNPSSFGRNPPPKRRCRDYDERGFCVLGDLCQFDHGNDPLVVDEVSLPSMIPFPPPPPGLPPPPGMLLPPLPGPARALRLPVPQPHPQPPPPVVLPVPRPALTQPSLLTSRDQAGPSAVPSLAAVGARLPPPLPQNLLYTVSEHTYEPDGYNPEAPSITSAGRSQYRQFFTRAQTQRPNLIGLTSGEMDTNPRAANIIIQTEPPIPITNNSSNVTRVVLEPDSRKRSPSGAECPPLKKPWLGKQANNNQNKPGFLKKNQYTNTKLEVRKIPPELNNITQLNEHFSKFGTIVNIQVAFQNDPEAALIQYVTNDEARKAISSTEAVLNNRFIRVLWHRESEQQPPLQPPAQPPHAPLHLQPPALSAAPAGTPHGSMAKVMTKPLASGAYVLNKVPVKRRLGAAGGTQAELGQAGAAVEDSQTFPTSTSHSKVVYSSSNLKASLKPGAGSKPHDVQEALKKKQEAMKLQQDMRKKRQEMLEKQIECQKMLISKLEKNKAMKPEERGEIMKTLKELAGKISQLKDELKTSSATSTPSKLKSKTEAQKELLDAELDFHKRLSSGEDTTELRKKLNQLQVEAARLGILPVGRGKTVPAQGRGRGRGRGGRGRGALNHMVVDHRPKALTVGGFVEEEKDELLQHFSKFGDIEDLQEEDSPLSVVLTFKSRSEAENAANQGSRFKDRRLQISWYKPKVPSVSTEIEEEESKEEETETSDLFLHEDDDDDDEDEDESRSWRR; encoded by the exons ATGATCATAGAGAACGTGGACGCTCTCAAGTCGTGGCTGGCCAAGTTGCTGGAGCCGAT ATGTGACGCAGACCCCTCAGCCTTGGCCAACTATGTCGTGGCACTAGTCAAGAAAGACAAACCAGAGAAAGAGCTGAAAGCTTTCTGTGCCGATCAGCTGGACGTCTTTCTGCAGAAAG AAACTTCAGGTTTTGTAGATAAACTCTTTGAAAGTCTGTACACGAAGAGCTATCTTCCTTCTCTCGAGCCCACGAAAGAGACGAAGCCTGCGGGTCAGGAGAAAGAAGCCGTCAAGGAGGAG TTGTCTCTGAAACAGAGTTTTCAAGAGCCGGTTGAAGAAGAGCGGGACGGCAGGAAGAAGAAGTATTCCAGTCCGACGAAGAGCCGCACGGATTCCAGCGAACAAAG AACCAGAGAGAAGAAGCGAGACGATGGGAAATGGAGGGACTACGACCGATACTACGACAGGAGTGACCTGTACCGGGACAAGTCCAGCTGGCGGCGCGGCAGGAGCAAGAGCCGCAGCAAGAGCAGAGGGCTGAGTCGCAGCCGCAGCCGCAGCCGGGGCAGAAGCAAGGACCGGGACGGCAGCCGCGGCGCCG agcACCGAGAGAGATCCAAATTCAAAAGCGAAAGGAACGATGTGGAAGGCTCGTATAATGCAGTTTCCGCGGCTCCCGGTAAATCCTCTGAGCAGTATTCCTCCGCGCAGGCTGTGCCCAGCGCTGTTACCGTCGTCGCACCCGCGCACCACCTGGAGAACACAACAGAGAGCTGGTCCAATTTCTATAACAATCACAGCAATCCCAGCTCGTTCGGCAGAAATCCTCCTCCGAAGAGAAGGTGTCGAGATTACGATG AGCGAGGATTTTGTGTTCTTGGTGACCTTTGCCAGTTTGATCACGGAAATGATCCCCTGGTGGTGGACGAAGTTTCCTTGCCCAGTATGATCCCGTttcccccgccgcccccgggccTGCCCCCCCCGCCGGGgatgctgctgccgccgctgccggGACCCGCGCGCGCCCTGCGGCTGCCGGTGCCGCAGCCCCACCCGCAGCCCCCACCGCCCGTCGTGCTCCCCGTGCCCA GACCAGCGCTCACGCAGCCCAGCTTGCTGACCAGCCGAGACCAGGCCGGGCCCAGCGCCGTGCCCAGCCTGGCCGCCGTGGGAGCCAGGCTGCCGCCCCCGCTGCCCCAGAACCTGCTCTACACTGTGTCGGAAC ATACATATGAGCCAGATGGCTATAACCCCGAAGCTCCTAGTATTACCAGTGCTGGTAGATCTCAGTATCGACAGTTCTTTACAAGAGCACAAACGCAGCGTCCAAATCTAATTGGCCTAACATCTGGGGAGATGGATACAAATCCAAGAG CTGCCAACATTATCATCCAGACAGAACCCCCCATTCCCATCACAAATAACAGCAGCAACGTAACCAGAGTTGTCCTTGAGCCAGACAGCAGGAAGAGGTCTCCGAGCGGCGCGGAGTGTCCCCCGCTGAAGAAGCCCTGGCTGGGAAA ACAAGCAAATAACAACCAGAATAAACCAGGATTTCTGAAAAAGAATCAGTATACCAATACAAAATTAGAAGTTCGGAAAATTCCCCCAGAACTGAACAATATTACACAGCTCAATGAACATTTCAGCAAGTTTGGAACTATTGTGAACATCCAG GTTGCTTTCCAGAACGATCCTGAAGCTGCTCTGATTCAGTATGTAACGAACGACGAGGCCAGGAAGGCGATTTCCAGCACAGAGGCCGTTCTGAACAACCGGTTCATCCGGGTGCTGTGGCACAGGGAGAGCGAGCAGCAGCCCCCGCTGCAGCCGCCCGCGCAGCCGCCGCATGCCCCGCTGCACCTGCAGCCGCCGGCGctgagcgcggccccggccggGACGCCGCACGGCAGCATGGCCAAG GTGATGACCAAACCGCTGGCGTCTGGTGCCTACGTGCTGAACAAAGTCCCGGTGAAGCGGCGGCTGGGAGCGGCGGGCGGGACCCAGGCGGAGCTCGGCCAGGCCGGGGCGGCGGTGGAGGACTCGCAG acttttcctACTTCTACAAGCCACTCAAAAGTGGTTTACAGTTCCTCAAACTTGAAGGCATCTCTGAAGCCTGGTGCAGGGTCTAAACCGCACGATGTGCAAGAagcccttaaaaaaaaacag GAGGCAATGAAACTCCAAcaagacatgaggaaaaagaggcaggagatgttagaaaaacaaatagaatGCCAGAAG ATGTTGATATCcaagctggagaaaaataaggCCATGAAAccagaagagagaggagaaataaTGAAGACCTTGAAAGAACTAGCAGGAAAAATATCTCAGTTAAAGGATGAATTAAAAACTTCATCTGCAACCTCTACACCATCAAAACTAAAGTCCAAGACAGAG GCACAAAAGGAACTCCTAGATGCAGAACTGGACTTCCATAAGAGACTGTCTTCTGGAGAAGACACAACTGAGCTGCGGAAAAAGCTGAATCAGTTACAAGTAGAG gctgcccgttTAGGCATTCTGCCGGTTGGGCGAGGAAAGACGGTGCCGGCCCAAGGACGAGGCCGCGGCCGCGGCCGTGGCGGGAGAGGAAGGGGCGCGTTGAACCACATGGTGGTGGATCATCGTCCCAAAGCACTGACAGTTGGGGGCTTcgtggaagaggagaaggatgAATTGTTACAGCACTTCTCT AAATTCGGAGATATTGAAGACCTTCAAGAAGAGGATTCCCCATTGAGTGTTGTTCTAACTTTTAAATCTCGCTCAGAAGCTGAAAAT GCTGC
- the RBM27 gene encoding RNA-binding protein 27 isoform X2, translating into MIIENVDALKSWLAKLLEPICDADPSALANYVVALVKKDKPEKELKAFCADQLDVFLQKETSGFVDKLFESLYTKSYLPSLEPTKETKPAGQEKEAVKEELSLKQSFQEPVEEERDGRKKKYSSPTKSRTDSSEQRTREKKRDDGKWRDYDRYYDRSDLYRDKSSWRRGRSKSRSKSRGLSRSRSRSRGRSKDRDGSRGAEHRERSKFKSERNDVEGSYNAVSAAPGKSSEQYSSAQAVPSAVTVVAPAHHLENTTESWSNFYNNHSNPSSFGRNPPPKRRCRDYDERGFCVLGDLCQFDHGNDPLVVDEVSLPSMIPFPPPPPGLPPPPGMLLPPLPGPARALRLPVPQPHPQPPPPVVLPVPRPALTQPSLLTSRDQAGPSAVPSLAAVGARLPPPLPQNLLYTVSEPANIIIQTEPPIPITNNSSNVTRVVLEPDSRKRSPSGAECPPLKKPWLGKQANNNQNKPGFLKKNQYTNTKLEVRKIPPELNNITQLNEHFSKFGTIVNIQVAFQNDPEAALIQYVTNDEARKAISSTEAVLNNRFIRVLWHRESEQQPPLQPPAQPPHAPLHLQPPALSAAPAGTPHGSMAKVMTKPLASGAYVLNKVPVKRRLGAAGGTQAELGQAGAAVEDSQTFPTSTSHSKVVYSSSNLKASLKPGAGSKPHDVQEALKKKQEAMKLQQDMRKKRQEMLEKQIECQKMLISKLEKNKAMKPEERGEIMKTLKELAGKISQLKDELKTSSATSTPSKLKSKTEAQKELLDAELDFHKRLSSGEDTTELRKKLNQLQVEAARLGILPVGRGKTVPAQGRGRGRGRGGRGRGALNHMVVDHRPKALTVGGFVEEEKDELLQHFSKFGDIEDLQEEDSPLSVVLTFKSRSEAENAANQGSRFKDRRLQISWYKPKVPSVSTEIEEEESKEEETETSDLFLHEDDDDDDEDEDESRSWRR; encoded by the exons ATGATCATAGAGAACGTGGACGCTCTCAAGTCGTGGCTGGCCAAGTTGCTGGAGCCGAT ATGTGACGCAGACCCCTCAGCCTTGGCCAACTATGTCGTGGCACTAGTCAAGAAAGACAAACCAGAGAAAGAGCTGAAAGCTTTCTGTGCCGATCAGCTGGACGTCTTTCTGCAGAAAG AAACTTCAGGTTTTGTAGATAAACTCTTTGAAAGTCTGTACACGAAGAGCTATCTTCCTTCTCTCGAGCCCACGAAAGAGACGAAGCCTGCGGGTCAGGAGAAAGAAGCCGTCAAGGAGGAG TTGTCTCTGAAACAGAGTTTTCAAGAGCCGGTTGAAGAAGAGCGGGACGGCAGGAAGAAGAAGTATTCCAGTCCGACGAAGAGCCGCACGGATTCCAGCGAACAAAG AACCAGAGAGAAGAAGCGAGACGATGGGAAATGGAGGGACTACGACCGATACTACGACAGGAGTGACCTGTACCGGGACAAGTCCAGCTGGCGGCGCGGCAGGAGCAAGAGCCGCAGCAAGAGCAGAGGGCTGAGTCGCAGCCGCAGCCGCAGCCGGGGCAGAAGCAAGGACCGGGACGGCAGCCGCGGCGCCG agcACCGAGAGAGATCCAAATTCAAAAGCGAAAGGAACGATGTGGAAGGCTCGTATAATGCAGTTTCCGCGGCTCCCGGTAAATCCTCTGAGCAGTATTCCTCCGCGCAGGCTGTGCCCAGCGCTGTTACCGTCGTCGCACCCGCGCACCACCTGGAGAACACAACAGAGAGCTGGTCCAATTTCTATAACAATCACAGCAATCCCAGCTCGTTCGGCAGAAATCCTCCTCCGAAGAGAAGGTGTCGAGATTACGATG AGCGAGGATTTTGTGTTCTTGGTGACCTTTGCCAGTTTGATCACGGAAATGATCCCCTGGTGGTGGACGAAGTTTCCTTGCCCAGTATGATCCCGTttcccccgccgcccccgggccTGCCCCCCCCGCCGGGgatgctgctgccgccgctgccggGACCCGCGCGCGCCCTGCGGCTGCCGGTGCCGCAGCCCCACCCGCAGCCCCCACCGCCCGTCGTGCTCCCCGTGCCCA GACCAGCGCTCACGCAGCCCAGCTTGCTGACCAGCCGAGACCAGGCCGGGCCCAGCGCCGTGCCCAGCCTGGCCGCCGTGGGAGCCAGGCTGCCGCCCCCGCTGCCCCAGAACCTGCTCTACACTGTGTCGGAAC CTGCCAACATTATCATCCAGACAGAACCCCCCATTCCCATCACAAATAACAGCAGCAACGTAACCAGAGTTGTCCTTGAGCCAGACAGCAGGAAGAGGTCTCCGAGCGGCGCGGAGTGTCCCCCGCTGAAGAAGCCCTGGCTGGGAAA ACAAGCAAATAACAACCAGAATAAACCAGGATTTCTGAAAAAGAATCAGTATACCAATACAAAATTAGAAGTTCGGAAAATTCCCCCAGAACTGAACAATATTACACAGCTCAATGAACATTTCAGCAAGTTTGGAACTATTGTGAACATCCAG GTTGCTTTCCAGAACGATCCTGAAGCTGCTCTGATTCAGTATGTAACGAACGACGAGGCCAGGAAGGCGATTTCCAGCACAGAGGCCGTTCTGAACAACCGGTTCATCCGGGTGCTGTGGCACAGGGAGAGCGAGCAGCAGCCCCCGCTGCAGCCGCCCGCGCAGCCGCCGCATGCCCCGCTGCACCTGCAGCCGCCGGCGctgagcgcggccccggccggGACGCCGCACGGCAGCATGGCCAAG GTGATGACCAAACCGCTGGCGTCTGGTGCCTACGTGCTGAACAAAGTCCCGGTGAAGCGGCGGCTGGGAGCGGCGGGCGGGACCCAGGCGGAGCTCGGCCAGGCCGGGGCGGCGGTGGAGGACTCGCAG acttttcctACTTCTACAAGCCACTCAAAAGTGGTTTACAGTTCCTCAAACTTGAAGGCATCTCTGAAGCCTGGTGCAGGGTCTAAACCGCACGATGTGCAAGAagcccttaaaaaaaaacag GAGGCAATGAAACTCCAAcaagacatgaggaaaaagaggcaggagatgttagaaaaacaaatagaatGCCAGAAG ATGTTGATATCcaagctggagaaaaataaggCCATGAAAccagaagagagaggagaaataaTGAAGACCTTGAAAGAACTAGCAGGAAAAATATCTCAGTTAAAGGATGAATTAAAAACTTCATCTGCAACCTCTACACCATCAAAACTAAAGTCCAAGACAGAG GCACAAAAGGAACTCCTAGATGCAGAACTGGACTTCCATAAGAGACTGTCTTCTGGAGAAGACACAACTGAGCTGCGGAAAAAGCTGAATCAGTTACAAGTAGAG gctgcccgttTAGGCATTCTGCCGGTTGGGCGAGGAAAGACGGTGCCGGCCCAAGGACGAGGCCGCGGCCGCGGCCGTGGCGGGAGAGGAAGGGGCGCGTTGAACCACATGGTGGTGGATCATCGTCCCAAAGCACTGACAGTTGGGGGCTTcgtggaagaggagaaggatgAATTGTTACAGCACTTCTCT AAATTCGGAGATATTGAAGACCTTCAAGAAGAGGATTCCCCATTGAGTGTTGTTCTAACTTTTAAATCTCGCTCAGAAGCTGAAAAT GCTGC